A single Brucella intermedia LMG 3301 DNA region contains:
- a CDS encoding EamA family transporter, translating to MLDSWQFWALMSAVFAALTAIFAKIGIQGINSDFATLVRTLVIIGALCLFLTVTGQWQKPGEISGRSWLFLVLSGLATGASWLAYFRALQIGDASRVAPIDKLSVVLVALFGAAFLGERMSTINWFGILLIGCGVVLVALRI from the coding sequence ATGTTGGACAGCTGGCAGTTCTGGGCACTGATGTCGGCGGTGTTTGCCGCGTTGACGGCGATCTTTGCCAAGATCGGTATTCAAGGCATCAATTCGGATTTCGCCACGCTCGTGCGCACGCTGGTTATCATCGGTGCATTGTGCCTGTTCCTGACCGTTACCGGCCAGTGGCAGAAACCGGGCGAAATTTCCGGGCGGTCGTGGCTGTTTCTGGTGCTTTCGGGGCTGGCGACCGGCGCTTCGTGGCTTGCTTATTTCCGGGCCTTGCAGATAGGTGACGCATCGCGCGTCGCGCCGATCGACAAATTGTCGGTGGTGCTGGTGGCCCTATTCGGCGCGGCATTCCTCGGCGAGCGCATGTCCACCATCAACTGGTTCGGCATTCTGCTGATTGGCTGCGGTGTCGTTTTGGTGGCGCTTAGAATTTAA
- the cobO gene encoding cob(I)yrinic acid a,c-diamide adenosyltransferase, whose product MAEKSAKLLSMTEEELNARHADKMRKKKAARDKIQATKTEEKGLVIVHTGKGKGKSTAGFGMVFRALGHGMKIGVVQFVKGSWDTGERWVLEKFPDQVTISALGEGFTWETQDRTRDIAMARGAWEQAKALIMDESYDMVLCDELNIVLRYDYLPVEEVIEVLKAKPQMKHVIITGRNAKDELLEAADLVTEMEMIKHPFRAGVKAQKGIEF is encoded by the coding sequence ATGGCTGAAAAATCTGCAAAACTTCTGTCCATGACGGAAGAGGAACTGAACGCCCGTCATGCGGACAAGATGCGCAAGAAGAAAGCTGCCCGCGACAAGATCCAAGCGACAAAGACCGAGGAAAAAGGTCTGGTGATTGTCCATACCGGCAAGGGCAAGGGCAAATCGACCGCCGGTTTCGGGATGGTTTTCCGCGCGTTGGGCCACGGAATGAAGATCGGGGTCGTGCAGTTCGTCAAGGGATCGTGGGACACAGGCGAGCGCTGGGTTCTCGAAAAATTTCCCGATCAGGTCACGATTTCAGCGCTGGGAGAGGGCTTTACCTGGGAGACGCAGGATCGCACGCGAGATATCGCCATGGCGCGCGGTGCTTGGGAACAAGCCAAGGCGCTGATAATGGATGAAAGCTACGATATGGTGCTCTGCGACGAGTTGAATATCGTGCTTCGCTACGATTACCTGCCGGTCGAGGAAGTGATAGAGGTTCTCAAGGCCAAGCCGCAGATGAAGCATGTCATCATCACTGGTCGCAATGCCAAGGACGAGCTGCTAGAAGCCGCGGACCTCGTGACCGAGATGGAGATGATCAAGCATCCATTCCGCGCCGGGGTGAAGGCACAGAAGGGCATCGAGTTCTAG